The DNA sequence TGACTGGTTCGTCAAAAAGTGGGCTTTGTCGCTCTTTTTGCACGCGGACACTAACGGATTCCTGCTTCACCGGTGTCTGAATAGTGGGAGGAATGCGCATTGCCTCTTTTGCCGCCCTTTTGGCTTTCACCTCGCGCCGGTGAGATTGGGCGACTTCCGCATGCCGGGCTTCTTCCCGACGAGCCTTGTAATCGGCAATGCTATGACGCACCAACTCAAGTCCTCGCAGGGTAAGCCGTCCCGCGCCATCAATTAATGCCATCCATGACAAGTCTGTAAATACCGTAAGACCAAATAGAAATATAGCCAAAAGGATTAATGTGCTGCCGACAAAACTGAAGGCTGTAGACGCTGCAGCAGAAACAGATGCTCCCAGTATACCGCCGACCCCAAAGGGTAGCGAAGTTGGCACACTGCCATAGTGCAAGGCAACGAGCGAGGTGGCACAGGACATCACGAGGATCAGCCCCAGAATACGCAATGCAAAGACGACGCCGTCAAAACCGCCCCGCTGCTGACGATAGGCGCGGAATACACCCCATGCCCGCACGGCCAGCAAAATCGGAAAAAGATAGGAAATATAGCCAAACAGGGAAAAAAATACATCCGACAGCCAGGCTCCCATTGGCCCTGCAGCATTTTCGACCCGGTTCTCAACACCGGTATGCGACCAACCAGGATCGCTCGGGGTATAACTGATAAACGCCAGCAACAGATATGCACAAACAGACAGCCAGCCAATGAGCGCACCCTCTCTCAGAATGAGCTGCCCCCTGGAGGGTGACTGCTCACCACTAGAATCTCGGGTTTTTGGTTGCTGCTTCTCTCTACTCAACTGGGCCTTCCAGGTTTTTCATTGCTGTTCGCTATTGTAATGGCAGCAAGTTGAAATACCAGCGATGCGAGACCGCATAATCCCGGTATATTTCGCCCATAGAGAAATGCTATTTTGTATGCTGTGTTCCATTCTTTATGATAACCAATGGCTCTTTGGGCCTAACTGAAACCCAATTCTGCAGGAAACCTTTATATATGTCGGCTGTACAACACCATAAACTGATCATCCTCGGCTCCGGACCCGCCGGTTATACTGCTGCTGTCTATGCTGCCCGCGCGAATCTCAACCCGGTCATTATTACCGGCATGCAGCAAGGGGGCCAGCTGACCACGACCACGGATGTGGATAACTGGCCTGGCGATGCCGAGGGTGTGCAGGGGCCTGACTTGATGATGCGTATGCAGGCTCACGCTGAGCGCTTTGATACACGCATCATTTTTGATCATATTGAGCATGTTGACTTGAAACAGCGCCCGTTTTTGCTAAGGGGCAGTCAAGCCTTCAGTTGCGATGCACTGATTATTGCCACAGGGGCTTCCGCACAGTACCTCGGATTGCCATCGGAGGAAGCGTTCATGGGCAAAGGCGTAAGCGCCTGTGCCACTTGTGACGGCTTTTTCTACCGCGGACAAAAAGTCGCTGTTATCGGCGGTGGGAATACAGCTGTCGAGGAAGCGCTTTACCTGTCAAATATCTGCAGTGAGGTCACACTGATTCATCGGCGAGAGACCCTGCGCTCCGAAAAAATATTACAGGATAAGCTCTTTGAGCGCGCCAAGAACGGTAATATCAAACTCCTTTGGAATCACACTCTGGACGAAGTACTGGGTGATGAGACAGGGGTTACAGGGTTGCGCGCGGTGAGCACGCTTGATGGCAAGGCTACAAACATTGCCTTATCGGGTGTATTTATTGCCATTGGCCACAAACCGAATACGGATATATTTAAAGACCAACTCGAGATGAAAAATGGCTATATCATTGTTCACGGAGGTAGTGATGGAAATGCCACAGCCACCAGCATAGACGGCGTCTTTGCCGCTGGCGATGTTGCCGATCATGTGTATCGTCAGGCCGTCACTTCTGCCGGTTCCGGTTGCATGGCGGCGCTGGATGCCGAAAAATATCTTGACACGTCAGCTTGATAATGCAAAAAAAGTTAACCCCGCTTGATAACAGGAACCCGGTTTTTCCAAGCCCTGAAAAGGCTTTGAAAGAACCAGCAGGGCTACTGGCTATTGGCGGGAACCTTACAACAACGACCCTTTTGTCCGCCTATCGTCAGGGTATTTTCCCCTGGTACGAGCATGGACAACCTATATTATGGTGGTCTCCCGACCCCCGGGCAGTTATTTACCCGGAACAGATACACATTTCACGATCATTAAAGAAGTCAATAAAACGCAGTAACTACCAAGTACGTACTAACACGGCTTTTTCGTCAGTTATTGAGCTCTGTGCCGCCCTCAGGTCTAACAGCCTCAGGGGAACCTGGATTACCCACGAAATTAAGAACGCCTACAATGCACTTCATCGAGAAGGTCATGCACATTCGGTCGAAATCTGGCAAAACAATATACTTATAGGAGGATTATATGGCGTCCTGATAGGACGTGTGTTTTGCGGCGAGTCGATGTTCAGCCTGATTAAGGACACGTCCAAAATCGCCCTTGTGACACTAGCTGAAATGATGTGCCGCCAAGGGGGAACTTCTTTGATCGATTGCCAGATCAGTAATGACCACCTGCGTTCGATGGGTGCAACAAGCATTCCGCGAGCAGCCTTCCTAGATCAGCTACAGATATTGAAGGACAAACCTTTCGACGGAAATTTTGGGCATAACTCCCCTGTGGGTTTAAACTGACAAGACAACACTCACCAAGTTAAGCAGTATTATTATGTCCAGGGATATTTCGCCAGATGTCAAGGCCATCAGACTTTTCCTGACTGAGCCACATGCCTGTAGTTATCTTCAAAATCAACAAGCGACAACAGCGTTTGTAGATCCCGGTCTAAGGGTTGACAAAAATCTCTACAGTTACCTGTCTGGCATGGGTTTTCGTCGCAGTGGACGGTATATCTATGCTCCTCGCTGTAAGCATTGTAACGCCTGTATTCCTGCAAGGATCCCGGTGGCGCAATTTAAGCCCAACCGCCAACAGCGTCGGTGCCGTAAGCAGAATGGTGACCTCAGTATTTGGCTGACCCGTATGGTCAACGAAAGCGAACACTACCCTCTTTACCGACAGTACCTCGACAGCCGCCATGCTGACGGTGATATGTATCCGCCGACTGTTGGTCAATATCGTGACTTCATCAGCAATATTCATGACTATAGCGCCATGATGGAGATTCGCTTAAAGGGTGAGCTGGTCGCGGCAGGTCTAGTGGACATTCTAAATGACGGCCTATCCGCCATCTACACTTACTACTCATCAGGGTTATCGAAGCGCAGCCTTGGCACTTTCTCGATTTTGGCAGAACTCATGTTGGCAAGAGAGCTGGGGCTTCCCTACCTTTACTTGGGATACTGGATAAAAGACAGTCCAAAAATGGCTTACAAGGACAGATATCAACCGTTAGAGTTGCTCAGGGATGGTGAATGGGCACCAATGAATTGACATTACTCGATTTTCAGGCAGAATGCGCCACTTCCAGAAGAAACCGTTCGCGGAGAATACAGGCAGCATGTCGAAAGAAGATCATATTGAAATGGAAGGAGAAGTGGTAGACACACTTCCCAATACAACCTTTCGCGTAAAACTGGAGAATGGGCACATTGTTACAGCACATATTTCCGGAAAAATGCGCAAAAATTACATACGCATCCTGACCGGAGACAAAGTCAAGGTCGAACTCACACCCTATGACCTGAGCAAGGGTCGTATCACCTATCGTGCTCGCTAATCCGACCCTTTTGACCCCATAATCAAGCCTCTTCAACCTCTGTCTCAATCAGCAACTCACCGTCTTCCGATACAGAAACGTGTACAACGCCTCCAGAAGATAAATTGCCGAACAACACTTCTTCTGCCAGTGGCTTCTTGATTTTTTCCTGTATCAAACGAGCCATGGGGCGAGCACCCATTTTCTCATCATAGCCACGTTTCGCTAACCAGTCTCTCGCCTCGTCATCAACTTCGAGCAACACGCGTTTGTCATCCAGTTGTTGTTGCAACTGACTGAGGAACTTGTCAACCACGGTATGAATCACGCTACTGTCCAGAGACTTGAACTGAATAATCGCATCAAGGCGATTCCTGAACTCCGGTGTAAACAGTTTGGTAATCGCAGCCATGCCATCTGTTGTATGGTCCTGTGTGGTAAAACCAATCGAGCTGCGACTCATCTCTTCGGCACCGGCGTTGGTCGTCATAATCAGAATGATATTTCTGAAATCGGCCTTTCGCCCATTGTTATCAGTAAGTGTTCCGTGGTCCATCACTTGTAATAAAAGATTGAAAACCTCCGGGTGGGCCTTTTCAATTTCATCAAGCAAAACAACAGCATGAGGATTTTTAGTCACAGCATCTGTTAACAGCCCGCCCTGGTCAAAACCCACATACCCCGGGGGCGCACCTATCAGCCTGGAGACAGTATGCCGCTCCATATACTCTGACATGTCAAAACGCAGTAATTCGATACCCAGCACTTCAGCCAATTGCTTCGACACCTCGGTTTTACCCACCCCTGTCGGCCCGGAAAACAGAAAAGACCCAATAGGCTTTTCACCTTCCCGAAGACCTGCACGGGCCAGTTTGATCGACGTAGAAAGTGCAGAAATCGCTTCATCCTGGCCAAAAACTACCATTTTCAGCTTGTCTGTGAGGCCTTTCAGTTGCTCCTTGTCTGAGGCAGAGACACTTTTTGGCGGAATTCTTGCCATCTTCGCGACAATCGCCTCAACATCACCAACACCGACAACTTTTTTTCGTTTCGAAGGCGGTTGTAACTGCTGATAGGCACCTGCTTCATCAATAATGTCTATTGCCTTGTCTGGCAAAAAACGATCATTAATGTGGCGTGCAGACAGTTCTGCTGCGGCTTTCAGGGCAGCCTGGGTAAACTTCAGCTTGTGATGCTCTTCAAAACGGGACTTGAGCCCCTTAAGAATACCCACAGTCTCTTCAACAGTGGGTTCAGACACATCAATTTTCTGGAAGCGACGAGACAGAGCCCTGTCTTTCTCAAAAATGCCGCGGTATTCCTGGAATGTAGTAGAACCGATACAACGGATTTTTCCGGAGGTCAAAAGTGGCTTTAACAAATTTGAGGCATCCATAACACCACCGGAAGCGGCACCAGCACCGATAATGGTATGAATCTCATCAATGAAGAGGATAGCACCTTCTTTTTCGCGAAGTTCAGCAAGCACGCCTTTGAAACGCTTCTCAAAGTCACCACGGTATTTTGTGCCGGCTAACAAATCCCCAAGATCAAGGGCATAGACAACGCTATTACGAAGTGTATCTGCCACCTTCTCTTCGACGATCATTTTAGCGAGGCCTTCAGCAATAGCCGTTTTACCGACACCGGCTTCACCGACCAGTAGCGGATTATTCTTGCGGCGACGAGCCAGCACCTGGCAGACACGCTCCACTTCCTCAACACGCCCCACGAGGGGATCGATATAGCCTTTACTGGCCTGGGCATTTAAATTAGTGGTGAATTGCTCCAACAGACTACTGCTGTTGTTTTCTGCATCCGCGGTACTTTCTTCCTGAGGAGACTCACCATCGTGCTGCTCCGACTGGTCTGCGTATTTGGAAATTCCGTGGGAGAGATAGTTAACCACATCGATTCTGGCTACATTTTGCAGACGGAGGAAGTACACGGCCTGACTTTCCTGTTCGCTGAATAACGCAACCAGTACATTATCGCCCTGCACCTCGTTTTTACCGGAGGATTGCACATGAAATACGGCGCGCTGAAGAACACGTTGAAAACCGAGTGTTGGCTGAGTGTCCCTTTCATCAAGCTCATCGGGGATTATCGGTGTTGTAGACTCAATAAACTCATCTAGGTCGTGGCGAAGCACATTGATGTCAACACCACAGGCTCTCAATACCTTGAGTGCTGACTCGTTGTCCAGCAACGCGAGCAGTAGATGTTCTACCGTCATGAATTCATGGCGTTTGTGACGGGCCCCTTTAAAAGCCTTATTCAGACTGAGCTCAAGCTCTCTGCTTAACATATATCGATACCTTTAAACTCTACTTTAGAGATCATCATCTTCCGAGGGTTCTACTTCGCAAAGTAATGGATGTTCATTCTTCCTGGCATAATCATTCACTTGTGCAACTTTGGTTTCTGCAACATCCTTTGTGTATACACCACATACGGCCTTGCCGTCCAAATGGACCTTCAGCATTACCCGCGTCGCCACCTCACGATTCATGCCAAAGAAGATTTCCAGTAACCCTACAACAAACTCCATCGGAGTATAATCATCATTAAACAGAACCACCTTGTATCTCTTTGGGCGTTTGAGTTCAGGTGATGCTGCTTCGACAACAGCAGCGGTATTGTGTTGCCACTCCTGTTGCTCATCGTCTTTTTCACCAAAATAAATCTTTAAGCTCATTTTCATAAATCTTGTCGGAATCAACAGCTTCTATCTTACATATTAATACGCTATCTGCGGCCCTATTCTAGTGTTAAGAATAAGTTTATGTCGATTTTTTGCGATTATGGGAGACTTGACTTGATCAGTTTTTCATTATAGAAAACGCCCTTGAGCAAAAAATAAACACTATAAATGCTATTGAATTAGCAGGGTTATAACCTGCGGCTGTATAACAGCCATGCTTACAATAGAAAACCCGATGAGAGGTTGAGTATGCCGTCAGGAACAGTCAAGTGGTTTAATAATGCTAAGGGCTACGGGTTTATTCTGTCATCAGATGGCGTGAGTGATGTCTTTGCCCACTACTCAGCAATCAACATGGAAGGCTATAAAACCTTAAAAGCTGGCCAAGAAGTGTCATTTGATCTCGCAGAGGGCCAAAAAGGCCTGCATGCCTCCAATATTATGCCTTTGATCAACGACAAAGAGGTTACCCCGACAGAACCTGAATCCGGTGAACACTCAGAAAATGGAAATGATTAATGCCTTCCTGGTCATAAAAAAACCCCCGGCTCATTCCTGAGCCGGGGGTTTTTAATAACAAAGCTTACATTCTGGCGATCAGCGCATCGCCAAATTGCGATGACGACAACAAGGTTGCGCCATCCATGAGACGCTCAAAGTCGTATGTGACCTTTTTCTCGGAAATCGCGCCCTCGATCCCTTTGATTATCAAATCAGCGGCTTCATTCCAGCCCATGTGCCGAAGCATCATTTCAGCAGAGAGAATCAGTGAGCCGGGGTTAACTTTATCCTGGCCAGCGTATTTGGGTGCAGTACCATGGGTAGCCTCAAAAATCGCAATATTATCAGAGAGGTTGGCACCCGGGGCTATACCGATACCACCCACCTGAGCAGCAAGCGCGTCCGATAGATAGTCACCATTCAAATTAAGTGTGGCAATGACATCATATTCAGCCGGACGCAAAAGAACCTGTTGCAACATCGCATCTGCAATCACTTCCTTGATAACAATTTCTTTACCCGTATTCGGGTTCTTCATGACCTGCCAGGGCCCTCCATCCAGTGGTTTCGCGCCAAATTCATCTCTGGCCACTTCAAAGCCCCAATCACAAAAAGCACCTTCGGTGAATTTCATGATATTACCCTTGTGAACCAGGGTGACAGAAGATTTATCCTGATCAATCGCATATTGAATGGCTTTACTGACCAGGCGCTTGGTGCCCTGTTCTGAAACAGGTTTGACACCGATACCACAATTTTCCGGGAAGCGGATTTTGGTCACGCCCATTTCATTGCGGAGGAAGTTAATGACTTTTTTGGCTTCATCAGTGCCTGCACGCCACTCAATGCCTGCATAAATATCTTCCGAATTTTCACGGAAGATACACATGTCTACTTCACCTGGTTTTTTGACCGGTGAAGGAACACCCTGGAACCAGCGAACCGGGCGCTGACATACATACAAGTCGAGCTCTTGGCGCAGAGCCACATTCAATGAGCGAAAACCTCCACCCACCGGTGTTGTCAATGGACCTTTGATTGAAACACTAAACTCTCTGATGGCATCCAGCGTCTCGGCGGGAAACCAGTCACCATCATAAATTTCTGCAGCTTTCTCGCCGCAATAAACTTCCATCCAGGAAATTTTCTTGCTCCCCGCGTAAGCCTTTTCAACGGCAGCATCTACAACTTTTACCATCACTGGCGTGATGTCTACACCGATACCGTCACCTTCGATGAACGGAATAATGGGGTTGCTGGGAACATTGAGAGAATAATCGGAATTGACTGTAATTTTTTCACCATCAGTTGGTATCTGGATGTGCTGATATCCCATTGTTGGCTCCATATGTTGGGTAGGTTACTAGTGCGTTATTGTAGGGTTTGAAACAAATAATTCTTGGTTTTATTGTTGTATAACTTTAGAAACGCATAAGATGTTATCACAAACACATATGCTCTTGTAGTTGATTTACATAGCTTCAGGGCATTTTAGTCTCAAAAAATATGCATCCAATCCATGGCTAATCTCCTGCTCTTCAATAAACCCTTCGGTGTCTTGAGCCAGTTCTCTGATTGTGACGGGCACCCGGGACTGGGGCATTACCTGCAGCAGCCAAACATTTATGCTGCTGGACGGTTGGACCATGACTCGGAAGGTCTGCTCCTGTTAACAGATGACGGCAAACTACAAGCAATCATCAGCAATCCGAGACACAAACTGAAAAAGACCTACTGGGCACAGGTCGAGGGTGAAATAACGCAACCGGCATTAGCTCAACTGATACGGGGCGTGAAGCTGAGAGACGGCATCACTCAGCCCGCCTCAGCCAAGCTGATCGAGCCACCGCAGCTCTGGACACGAAATCCGCCCATAAGGCAACGACCAAATCAGCCTACCAGTTGGATAGAATTGCAAATTTCAGAAGGTAAAAACAGACAGGTGCGCAGGATGACTGCGGCAACCGGCTTTCCCACACTGAGACTGATCAGGGTTGCAATTGGGAGCTGGACACTTGGAAACCTACTGCCTGAACAATATCGCTGGGAAACCATCCACATACCTGACACAAAGCACCACAGGTTTCGCCCAAAGAGGGCAAAATGGTGAATCAAATTCATCTGACGGTGGCTGTCGTTGTTGAACGTAAGGGCCGTTTTCTCATGGTCAGGGAAATTCGCAATGGACTCGAGCTATACAACCAGCCCGCAGGGCATGTTGAACCCGGAGAGACACCCATTGAAGCAGCCATCAGAGAAACGTTGGAAGAAACTACTTGGCATGTTGTACCCACCGCCATCATCAGCTTTACTACCTTTCGGGCACCCGCAAACGACATAACCTACTACCGTCTGGCTTTTGCGGCAGATGCTGATCAACTAGACCCTCTACAGGTTATCGATCCGGATATAGAGGAAGCGATGTGGCTGACTTATGAAGAAATACTACAAAAAAGACAACAACTGCGAAGCCCCATGGTTCTCGAAGCAATCGAAGATTACCGGAGAGGCATCTTCTATTCATTGGATTTACTGAAAACTCATCGGTAAAATCCGCTCCCCTATGAACTCACCCAAAAAAGTCATTGTCGGCATGTCCGGCGGCGTAGACTCTTCTGTTACTGCTTTGTTGTTACAAAAGCAGGGGTTTGATGTGGAAGGTCTGTTCATGAAGAACTGGGATGAGGATGATGGCACCGATTACTGCACTGCCCGCCAAGATCTCAATGACGCCCAGGCCGTTGCAGATTCACTGAACATCCACCTTCATACCGCCAATTTCGCTGCGGAATACTGGGACAACGTTTTTGAGTACTTTTTGGCCGAGTACAAAGCCGGTCGTACGCCAAACCCCGATGTCCTCTGTAACCGCGAGATCAAGTTTAAGACATTTCTCGACTACGCCCGCATTCTCGGCGCCGATTCTATCGCCACAGGCCACTACGCAAGGCGTCTTGACAGCAATGGACAAACCTTTCTACTGAAAGGGCTGGACAACAACAAGGATCAAAGCTATTTCCTGCACGCTGTTGATGAGGCCGCTTTTTGTCAATCGCTGTTTCCCCTCGGTGAACTTGAAAAGCCCGCTGTGCGAACTCTTGCGGAACAATATGGCCTGGCTACAGCAAAGAAACGTGATTCCACCGGCATCTGCTTTATCGGCGAACGTCGTTTCAAGGACTTTCTCGAGCAATACATACCAGCACAACCCGGCGATATCGAAAATCCGGAGGGCATTGTTGTCGGTATTCATCAGGGCTTGATGTACCATACACTGGGACAACGTCAGGGGTTGGGCATTGGTGGTCTTCGAGGTGCCAGCGATGACCCCTGGTATGTGGTGGGCAAAGACCTCCCCAGGAATGTACTGATTGTCGCCCAGGGGGCGGAACACCCACTCCTGTACAGTGACAGCTTGAGTACTACTGAAGTCCACTGGATCAACGGATTACCCGCCCACAACCAATTCCGATGCAAAGCCAAAGTTCGTTACCGGCAATCAGATCAGGAGTGTACCGTCACGAAGAATGACGAAAGCTATCAGGTCCTGTTTGATGTGCGACAACGGGCTGTAACCCCCGGACAATCCATTGTGTTTTATGATGGAGAGATTTGTATGGGCGGTGGAGTCATCAATCACACATGGAACTCAACTGAGCCGTTATGCTGCTAAAAAAACCCACAAAAGATCAGATTATTGCACTCAGTGGCGTGTTTCAGGCTTGCCAGCTCGTCGAAACGCTGGCAAAAAGCGGTTCAATCCCCGCAGATCGTTTTCAAGTCTGTATCGAGAGCCTTTTTCAGCAAAACCCGGACAGCACCGAACAGGTATTCGGCTCAGTGGATAATCTCCAGCTGGGCATGGAAACCCTGCAGGAACTACTGACATTACAAACAACCGCCAAGCAGTCCGACACGCTACGTTACGCCGTGGGCGTCATCCACCTATCCAGAAAACTACTGAACAATAAAACCATGATCAACATGATCGGAGAACGGCTGGAACAGGCCAATCGCCAGGCGGCCCACTTCTCTTCAGTCAGCCATACCAACGTCATTGCGAATCTGGCGCAGATCTATCAGGACAGCATCAGTACATTTCGCTACCGCATTCAGGTAAATGGTTATGCGGGATACCTGCAACAGGACTCTATTGCTCAACGTATACGCTGCCTGCTTTTTGCCGGCATCAGGGCAGCCATTCTGTGGCATCAACTGGGCGGCAAACGCTATCACTTGATATTCAGTCGCAAACAGCTTCTCAGTCAACTTCATACCCTGCACACCTAACTTTAAGAGGCTCAGCAACTTTCCCTGAAAACCCCAACCATATCGGGTAAAATTTACGGATTTTCTGACCCGGACACAAGATAATCTCATGAACCTTTCCGAACTTACTGCCATCTCCCCTATTGATGGTCGCTACAGCAGCAAAACTGAGCCACTACGGGTGGCGTTCAGTGAATTTGGTTTAATCAAACACCGTGTGACTGTGGAAGTTCGCTGGTTACAACAGCTGGCATCCCATCCGGACCTGAAGGAAATCCCGCCATTTTCAGATAGCGCCAACGAAGTACTGAATCAGTTGGTGGAAAATTTTGATGAGCAGAAGGCTCAAAGAATCAAAGAGATAGAGCGCACCACCAACCATGATGTAAAAGCGGTCGAGTACTTTATCAAGGAATCCATCGCAACAAATCCGGAGTTGCTGGCGGTATCAGAATTTGTCCACTTTGCCTGTACGTCCGAGGATATCAACAACATCGCCCATGCGCTGATGCTGAAAGAAGGTCGCGACCAAATCCTGCTACCACAGGTTGGTCAGATTGTGCACCAACTGAGCGAATTGGCCCATCGTTATGCCGATGTCCCCATGCTGGCTCGCACCCATGGACAGACCGCCTCCCCGACGACTATTGGTAAGGAGATCGCTAATGTTGTCTACCGGATAACGCGACAACTCTCGCAGATTCGGCAGGTAACGTTGATGGCAAAAATTAACGGTGCCGTTGGCAATTACAATGCGCATCTGTCCGCTTACCCAACCGTGGACTGGGCAAGCAATGCAGAGACATTCATTACAGGCCTGGGTCTGGAGTGGAATCCCTATACCACTCAAATTGAACCACACGACTACATTGCAGAGCTGTTTGATGCGATAGCCCGGCTCAATACTATTCTGATCGACTTCAACCGCGATATCTGGGGCTATATTTCTCTCGGCTACTTCAAACAGAAAACCATTGCAGGAGAAGTGGGTTCTTCCACCATGCCACATAAGGTAAACCCGATAGATTTCGAGAATGCCGAGGGCAATCTGGGCATTGCCAACGCCATCTTTACCCATCTGGCACAAAAGCTGCCGATTTCCCGCTGGCAAAGGGATCTCACCGATTCCACCGTACTGCGCAATATGGGTGTGGGGTTCGGATACAGTCTGATTGCCTATCAGGCGACATTAAAGGGTATTGGCAAACTGGAACTGAATCAGCTTCGATTAGAGGCTGATCTCGATGGGGCATGGGAAGTTCTTGCCGAACCGGTACAAACCGTAATGCGGCGTTACAATATTCCGGAGCCCTACGAAAAACTGAAAGCCCTGACACGCGGGCAGGCAATCACGCGGGAAGCCATTCAGGCCTTTGTCGACACACTGGATATCCCTGAAACAGCCAAAACCGAACTGCTCGCTTTGACACCTTCCAATTACATTGGCAACGCCCCCACTCAGGCGAAAGCGATCTAATTTTTGTCCAGTTTTTTCAGGTAGCCCAACTTTTGATGAATACCGCCGGGTTTCAGTGAGGACAGCCATGACCATTCAATCCATTCTGGGAAACCTGTCGATTGAGGAGTTTCTCGCTGAATACTGGCAGAAAAAACCGCTGTTGATCCGGAATGCCTTCCCCAATTTTGAGTCGCCTCTAACACCCGATGAACTGGCAGGCCTGTCTCTGGAAGAAGAGGTGGAATCACGAATAGTCTTTGAAAAAGGTGAGTCCGGCCCCTGGGAACTTCAGCACGGCCCTTTTGATGAGAGTATTTTCGCTCAACTGCCTGAAAGCTGCTGGAGTCTTTTGGTCCAGGGCGCCGATCTGTGGGTGCCCGAAGTCAAGGCTTTGCTGCCCCACTTCAATTTTCTGCCACCCTGGCGAGTCGATGACGTCATGGTCAGTTATGCCCCGGTCGGCGGTAGCGTCGGCCCCCACTTCGACTATTACGATGTGTTTCTTCTGCAGGGTCTGGGACAGCGTCGCTGGCAGGTTGGCCAGTTCTGCGATCAGCAATCACCGCTTGTAGCCGGCACACCACTCCGGATCCTGCAGACCTTTGATGTAGTGGATGAATGGGTTCTTCAGCCAGGCGACATGCTTTATCTGCCGCCGGGGATTTCCCATTGGGGGATCGCAGAAAATGATTGCCTCACCTACTCAATTGGTTTCAGATCACCATCGCTCACCGATATGCTTGACGACCTCACCACAGAACTGATGACCCAGGGGAACAGCTGCTACTACCGGGACCCACCCCTAACGCCTGGCATGGCAACTGAAGTGATTAATCCTGCCTTCATCAAGCAGGTGCAAGCCATGCTCAGGGAGATAGCGGAAGATAAAACGTTACTAGGGGACTGGTTTGCCCGCTACATGACCGCACCGAAGTACCCGGAATTGGTCGATGAAGCGGACGTTGATCGACGCGCCACGATTGATGGCAGACATTATTTAAACGGAGAGCAGGTCGATAAATAGTGCATCACCTTCGGCTTACTGACAGTCACCTGCATTACTTATCGATAGCAACGCCGCCTCCGGGCCAACGGGT is a window from the Porticoccus hydrocarbonoclasticus MCTG13d genome containing:
- the icd gene encoding NADP-dependent isocitrate dehydrogenase encodes the protein MGYQHIQIPTDGEKITVNSDYSLNVPSNPIIPFIEGDGIGVDITPVMVKVVDAAVEKAYAGSKKISWMEVYCGEKAAEIYDGDWFPAETLDAIREFSVSIKGPLTTPVGGGFRSLNVALRQELDLYVCQRPVRWFQGVPSPVKKPGEVDMCIFRENSEDIYAGIEWRAGTDEAKKVINFLRNEMGVTKIRFPENCGIGVKPVSEQGTKRLVSKAIQYAIDQDKSSVTLVHKGNIMKFTEGAFCDWGFEVARDEFGAKPLDGGPWQVMKNPNTGKEIVIKEVIADAMLQQVLLRPAEYDVIATLNLNGDYLSDALAAQVGGIGIAPGANLSDNIAIFEATHGTAPKYAGQDKVNPGSLILSAEMMLRHMGWNEAADLIIKGIEGAISEKKVTYDFERLMDGATLLSSSQFGDALIARM
- a CDS encoding pseudouridine synthase, with product MANLLLFNKPFGVLSQFSDCDGHPGLGHYLQQPNIYAAGRLDHDSEGLLLLTDDGKLQAIISNPRHKLKKTYWAQVEGEITQPALAQLIRGVKLRDGITQPASAKLIEPPQLWTRNPPIRQRPNQPTSWIELQISEGKNRQVRRMTAATGFPTLRLIRVAIGSWTLGNLLPEQYRWETIHIPDTKHHRFRPKRAKW
- a CDS encoding NUDIX hydrolase → MVNQIHLTVAVVVERKGRFLMVREIRNGLELYNQPAGHVEPGETPIEAAIRETLEETTWHVVPTAIISFTTFRAPANDITYYRLAFAADADQLDPLQVIDPDIEEAMWLTYEEILQKRQQLRSPMVLEAIEDYRRGIFYSLDLLKTHR
- the mnmA gene encoding tRNA 2-thiouridine(34) synthase MnmA, giving the protein MNSPKKVIVGMSGGVDSSVTALLLQKQGFDVEGLFMKNWDEDDGTDYCTARQDLNDAQAVADSLNIHLHTANFAAEYWDNVFEYFLAEYKAGRTPNPDVLCNREIKFKTFLDYARILGADSIATGHYARRLDSNGQTFLLKGLDNNKDQSYFLHAVDEAAFCQSLFPLGELEKPAVRTLAEQYGLATAKKRDSTGICFIGERRFKDFLEQYIPAQPGDIENPEGIVVGIHQGLMYHTLGQRQGLGIGGLRGASDDPWYVVGKDLPRNVLIVAQGAEHPLLYSDSLSTTEVHWINGLPAHNQFRCKAKVRYRQSDQECTVTKNDESYQVLFDVRQRAVTPGQSIVFYDGEICMGGGVINHTWNSTEPLCC
- the hflD gene encoding high frequency lysogenization protein HflD, with the translated sequence MLLKKPTKDQIIALSGVFQACQLVETLAKSGSIPADRFQVCIESLFQQNPDSTEQVFGSVDNLQLGMETLQELLTLQTTAKQSDTLRYAVGVIHLSRKLLNNKTMINMIGERLEQANRQAAHFSSVSHTNVIANLAQIYQDSISTFRYRIQVNGYAGYLQQDSIAQRIRCLLFAGIRAAILWHQLGGKRYHLIFSRKQLLSQLHTLHT
- the purB gene encoding adenylosuccinate lyase, translated to MNLSELTAISPIDGRYSSKTEPLRVAFSEFGLIKHRVTVEVRWLQQLASHPDLKEIPPFSDSANEVLNQLVENFDEQKAQRIKEIERTTNHDVKAVEYFIKESIATNPELLAVSEFVHFACTSEDINNIAHALMLKEGRDQILLPQVGQIVHQLSELAHRYADVPMLARTHGQTASPTTIGKEIANVVYRITRQLSQIRQVTLMAKINGAVGNYNAHLSAYPTVDWASNAETFITGLGLEWNPYTTQIEPHDYIAELFDAIARLNTILIDFNRDIWGYISLGYFKQKTIAGEVGSSTMPHKVNPIDFENAEGNLGIANAIFTHLAQKLPISRWQRDLTDSTVLRNMGVGFGYSLIAYQATLKGIGKLELNQLRLEADLDGAWEVLAEPVQTVMRRYNIPEPYEKLKALTRGQAITREAIQAFVDTLDIPETAKTELLALTPSNYIGNAPTQAKAI